A genome region from Bradyrhizobium sp. WSM1417 includes the following:
- the purU gene encoding formyltetrahydrofolate deformylase, giving the protein MPDHQYVLTLSCPDRPGIVSAVSTFLANSGQNILDAQQFDDTETNKFFMRVVFTAADLAVELSALQTGFAAIAERFGMEWQMRDRAAHRKVMLLVSKSDHCLVDILYRWRTGELPMTLAAIVSNHPREVYDGLDFGGVPFHYLPVTRETKREQEAQILDLVAKTGTDLVVLARYMQILSDDLSANLSGRCINIHHSFLPGFKGAKPYHQAHERGVKLIGATAHYVTRDLDEGPIIDQDVERISHRDTPEDLVRKGRDIERRVLARAIRYHLNDRVILNGRKTVVFVD; this is encoded by the coding sequence ATGCCCGATCATCAATATGTCCTGACCCTGTCCTGTCCGGATCGTCCCGGCATCGTCTCGGCGGTGTCGACCTTCCTGGCGAATTCCGGACAGAACATCCTCGACGCCCAACAGTTCGACGACACCGAGACCAACAAGTTCTTCATGCGGGTGGTGTTCACCGCCGCCGATCTCGCCGTGGAGCTGTCGGCGCTCCAGACCGGCTTTGCCGCAATCGCCGAGCGTTTCGGCATGGAATGGCAGATGCGCGATCGGGCCGCGCATCGCAAGGTGATGCTGCTGGTGTCGAAGTCCGATCACTGCCTGGTCGACATCCTCTATCGCTGGCGGACCGGCGAGCTGCCGATGACTTTGGCCGCAATCGTCTCCAACCATCCGCGCGAAGTCTATGACGGGCTCGATTTCGGCGGGGTTCCGTTCCACTATCTGCCTGTTACGAGAGAGACCAAGCGCGAGCAGGAGGCGCAGATCCTCGATCTCGTCGCCAAGACCGGGACCGATCTCGTCGTGCTTGCCCGCTATATGCAGATATTGTCCGACGACCTCTCGGCAAATCTGTCGGGACGCTGCATCAACATCCATCACTCGTTCCTGCCGGGTTTCAAAGGCGCAAAACCCTATCACCAGGCCCATGAGCGTGGCGTCAAGCTGATCGGGGCCACCGCGCATTACGTCACGCGCGACCTCGACGAGGGCCCGATCATCGACCAGGACGTCGAGCGCATCAGCCATCGGGACACGCCTGAGGATCTCGTCCGCAAGGGCCGCGACATCGAGCGCCGCGTGCTGGCGCGCGCGATCCGCTACCATCTCAACGACCGCGTCATCCTCAACGGCCGCAAGACCGTGGTGTTCGTGGATTGA
- a CDS encoding uroporphyrinogen-III synthase, with the protein MADRLNGTRILILETREEAQFSKLLAEQGAEVVQCPMFTIQDAPDPAPVEAWIRRAIDKPFDDLVLMTGEGLRRIMKLAIARGLDQALMAALARSRKFTRGPKPGKALREIGLEAQQTTDKPTTEGVIEMLAKLDLKGHRLGLQLYPDKDHNALTDALAAQGAEVDAVLPYAYDSKAADANIVTAIDDMAEGRIDSIALTNLGQVRRLIEAARAHGSEAKLRAGLERTLIASVGPAVSGELTAHGLRTDVSPADEAYFMRPLISAMATALLERKSRTAAS; encoded by the coding sequence ATGGCCGACCGCTTGAACGGCACCCGCATCCTGATCCTGGAAACGCGCGAGGAGGCGCAGTTTTCGAAGCTGCTGGCCGAGCAAGGCGCCGAGGTCGTGCAATGCCCGATGTTCACCATCCAGGATGCACCGGACCCCGCCCCGGTCGAGGCCTGGATCCGGCGCGCCATCGACAAGCCCTTCGACGACCTCGTGTTGATGACCGGCGAAGGGCTGCGGCGGATCATGAAGCTCGCCATCGCGCGAGGGCTCGACCAGGCTCTCATGGCGGCGCTTGCCAGATCAAGAAAATTCACCCGCGGCCCCAAGCCCGGCAAGGCACTGCGCGAAATCGGACTCGAGGCGCAGCAGACCACGGACAAGCCGACCACCGAGGGCGTGATCGAGATGCTCGCCAAGCTCGATCTGAAGGGGCACCGCCTCGGCCTTCAGCTCTATCCCGACAAGGATCACAATGCGCTGACCGATGCGCTTGCCGCGCAAGGTGCCGAGGTCGATGCCGTGCTACCTTATGCTTACGATTCCAAGGCGGCGGATGCCAACATCGTCACCGCGATCGACGACATGGCCGAAGGGCGAATCGATTCGATCGCGCTGACCAATCTTGGCCAGGTCCGCCGGCTCATCGAAGCTGCGAGAGCCCATGGCAGCGAGGCGAAGCTGCGCGCGGGCCTCGAGCGGACGCTGATCGCGTCGGTCGGGCCGGCGGTCTCGGGCGAGCTCACCGCGCATGGTTTGCGCACAGACGTCTCGCCTGCCGATGAAGCCTACTTCATGCGGCCGCTGATCTCGGCGATGGCCACTGCGCTCCTGGAGCGGAAATCGAGAACCGCTGCGAGCTAG
- a CDS encoding MFS transporter — translation MSTPARPSALAPFRIRNYRFQWPSDLLTSWAFEIETLVLGWYIMVETGSVLLLTVLASLQFVGTLVAPVFGMIGDRMGHRDLLVAMRLAYMVLASTIMTLALTGHLTPPGVMIIVAIMGLIRPSDLGVRGALLAEIMPAEQLVGAISVARTTQDSARIAGALTGAGLFAVLGIGLVYVVIVCLYFVAALLMLCLTRPERTIATTDLPADSRAVSRLLGDLKEGIVYAWNGPGMRAALCVAFLANLTAFPFTGGLLPYIARDIFHTDQTGLGYLSASFAVGSLIGSITLSLVSGVRIARLLIGATLAWYAMLLVFVEIRTMPVAMACLVLAGIAQSMSMISAAVILMRTASAHLRGRVMGVRMMVIYGLPIGLLAAGSLIDIIGYTATGSLYAVSGFIAMMAIAVRWRADLWPVHAPANTR, via the coding sequence TTGAGCACACCCGCACGCCCCTCCGCGCTCGCGCCGTTTCGTATCCGCAATTATCGTTTCCAGTGGCCGTCCGATCTGCTCACCTCCTGGGCATTCGAGATCGAGACGCTGGTGCTCGGCTGGTACATCATGGTCGAGACCGGCTCAGTGCTGCTGCTCACCGTGCTTGCATCGCTCCAGTTCGTCGGGACATTGGTGGCGCCGGTGTTCGGCATGATCGGCGACCGCATGGGTCATCGCGATCTCCTGGTCGCGATGCGTCTTGCCTATATGGTGCTCGCGTCGACCATCATGACTCTGGCACTGACCGGTCACCTGACCCCGCCAGGCGTCATGATCATCGTCGCAATCATGGGCCTGATTCGCCCTTCGGACCTCGGCGTTCGCGGCGCGCTGCTTGCCGAGATCATGCCGGCCGAGCAACTGGTGGGCGCCATCAGCGTTGCGCGCACGACCCAGGACAGCGCGCGCATCGCCGGCGCATTGACAGGCGCCGGACTGTTCGCGGTCCTCGGCATTGGCCTCGTTTACGTGGTGATCGTCTGCCTCTATTTCGTGGCCGCGCTGCTCATGCTCTGCCTGACCCGGCCGGAACGGACCATTGCCACAACTGATCTTCCGGCAGACAGCCGCGCTGTTTCGAGATTGCTGGGCGATTTGAAGGAAGGGATCGTCTACGCCTGGAATGGACCGGGAATGCGCGCGGCGCTGTGCGTCGCCTTCCTCGCCAACCTGACCGCATTTCCCTTCACCGGCGGATTGCTGCCCTACATCGCACGGGACATCTTTCATACCGACCAGACCGGCCTCGGTTATCTCTCCGCGAGCTTCGCCGTCGGCTCGCTGATCGGCTCCATCACGCTCAGCCTCGTCAGCGGAGTGCGCATTGCCCGGCTCCTGATCGGCGCGACGCTGGCCTGGTACGCCATGCTGCTGGTGTTCGTCGAGATCAGGACCATGCCGGTGGCGATGGCCTGCCTTGTGCTCGCCGGCATCGCCCAGAGCATGTCGATGATATCGGCTGCCGTGATCCTGATGCGGACGGCCAGCGCACATCTTCGCGGCCGCGTCATGGGCGTGCGCATGATGGTGATCTACGGCCTGCCGATCGGGCTCCTCGCGGCCGGCAGCCTGATCGACATCATCGGCTATACCGCGACGGGCTCGCTCTATGCCGTCTCGGGGTTCATCGCAATGATGGCGATCGCCGTGCGCTGGCGTGCCGACCTCTGGCCGGTGCACGCCCCCGCCAATACGCGATGA
- a CDS encoding Crp/Fnr family transcriptional regulator: MISEDQLKRVAAWSRELTQAEIAVARAGITERSYGTGETVFMRGDTFDYWAGMVFGLARMGGVSRDGKETSLAGLTAGAWFGEGSVLKNEPRRYDVVALRNSRVALMERSAFMWLFENSVGFNRFLVRQLNERLGQFIGMLEVNRTLDATARLARSIASLFNPILYPESTAHLEITQEEIGALSGMSRQNANRALNRLEKEGLLRLEYGGVTILDIERLRGYGD; this comes from the coding sequence ATGATTTCAGAGGATCAACTGAAGCGCGTCGCTGCCTGGTCGCGCGAGCTCACGCAAGCGGAGATCGCGGTCGCTCGTGCCGGGATCACGGAGCGGTCCTACGGCACCGGCGAGACCGTCTTCATGCGCGGCGACACGTTCGACTATTGGGCCGGCATGGTCTTTGGGCTTGCCCGGATGGGCGGGGTCTCGCGCGACGGCAAGGAGACGAGTCTTGCCGGGCTGACGGCGGGGGCCTGGTTCGGCGAGGGTAGCGTGCTCAAGAACGAGCCGCGCCGCTATGACGTGGTCGCGCTGCGCAACAGCCGCGTCGCACTGATGGAACGCAGCGCCTTCATGTGGCTGTTCGAGAATAGCGTCGGTTTCAACCGCTTCCTGGTGCGCCAGCTCAACGAGCGGCTCGGCCAGTTCATCGGCATGCTCGAGGTCAACCGCACGCTGGATGCCACTGCGCGGCTTGCTCGCAGCATCGCCTCGCTGTTCAATCCGATCCTCTATCCGGAATCCACCGCGCATCTGGAGATCACCCAGGAGGAGATCGGCGCGCTTTCCGGCATGTCCCGCCAGAATGCCAACCGCGCGCTGAACCGGCTGGAGAAAGAGGGCTTGCTCCGGCTGGAGTATGGCGGCGTCACGATCCTCGATATCGAGCGGTTGCGCGGTTACGGGGACTAG
- a CDS encoding ABC transporter ATP-binding protein, which yields MATSLEVRGVSLRFGGVRALTDVGFAIREGELFSIIGPNGAGKTSIVNCISGRYKPTEGQLFYQGRDITGLTPNARASLGIGRTFQNLALFHHMSVLDNIMVGRHHLLKNNFLTGSLYWLTGARKEELEHRRKVEEIIDFLDLQSVRKAQAGTLSYGLRKRVELARAMALEPRLILLDEPMAGMNFEEKEDMARYIVDLNEEFGMTVVMIEHDMGVVMDISHRVMVLDFGRKIAEGDPAAVLADPHVRRAYLGEEDEVLVDPDDAPPAQESAA from the coding sequence GTGGCTACCAGTCTTGAAGTGCGCGGCGTGTCCTTGCGATTCGGCGGCGTCCGTGCGCTGACCGACGTCGGCTTCGCCATCAGGGAAGGCGAGCTGTTCTCGATCATCGGCCCCAACGGTGCCGGCAAGACCTCGATCGTGAACTGTATTTCCGGCCGCTACAAGCCGACCGAAGGCCAGCTGTTCTACCAGGGCCGCGACATCACCGGCCTGACGCCCAACGCGCGCGCTTCGCTCGGCATCGGCCGCACCTTCCAGAACCTGGCGCTGTTCCACCACATGAGCGTGCTCGACAACATCATGGTCGGCCGGCATCACCTCCTGAAGAACAATTTCCTCACGGGCTCGCTGTACTGGCTCACCGGCGCGCGCAAGGAAGAGCTCGAGCACCGTCGCAAGGTCGAGGAGATCATCGACTTCCTCGATCTCCAATCGGTCCGAAAGGCGCAAGCCGGCACCCTCTCCTATGGCCTGCGCAAACGCGTCGAGCTCGCCCGCGCCATGGCACTGGAGCCGCGCCTCATTCTCCTCGACGAGCCGATGGCCGGCATGAATTTCGAGGAGAAGGAGGACATGGCCCGCTACATCGTCGATCTCAACGAAGAGTTCGGCATGACCGTGGTGATGATCGAGCACGACATGGGCGTGGTGATGGACATCTCCCACCGCGTCATGGTGCTGGATTTCGGCCGCAAGATCGCCGAAGGCGATCCGGCCGCCGTGCTCGCCGATCCCCACGTCAGGCGCGCCTATCTCGGCGAAGAGGACGAGGTGCTGGTCGATCCTGACGATGCTCCGCCGGCGCAGGAGAGCGCGGCATGA
- a CDS encoding long-chain fatty acid--CoA ligase, whose amino-acid sequence MMDYAGRVAQADTYPKMLRLNAKEYGNEIALREKDLGLWRPFTWNAYQSRVRDFALGLIELGLGREDVVGIIGDNRPDWVAAEIATHAIGGLSLGLYRDVLDEEASYLLNYGEAQLVFAEDEEQVDKLLTLADRVPKLKHIIYSDPRGMRKYDDPRLMSAETFAELGRARATREPELYDRLVDATKGENVAILCTTSGTTSHPKLAMLAAGRVLGHCATYLAFDPKGPDDEYVSVLPLPWIMEQVYVLGKGLLCRMKINFVEEPETMMNDLREIAPTFVLFAPRVWESIAADVRARVMDATPFKQSLFDIGMKSGLAALEQGERSGFADAILFRALRDRLGFTRLRSAATGGAALGPETFKFFQAMGVPLRTLYGQTELLGAYTLHPAGKVDPDTTGVPMADSVEIRIDNADVHGVGEIVVRHPNMFLGYYKNPEASVADLRDGWMLSGDAGYFNANRQLVVIDRIKDLAETSRGERFSPQFIENKLKFSPYIAEAVVLGAGRDALAAMICIRYSIISKWAEKNRLSFTTYSDLASRPEVYALLKKEVETVNATLPPAQRISRFLLLYKELDADDGELTRTRKVRRSVINEKYEGIIDAIYRGQADIPVDTVIRFQDGSTQRVRTTLRVVDLGGHGHMAEAAE is encoded by the coding sequence ATGATGGATTACGCAGGCCGCGTCGCGCAGGCCGATACCTATCCGAAGATGCTTCGGCTCAATGCGAAGGAGTACGGCAATGAGATCGCGTTGCGCGAGAAGGATCTCGGGCTGTGGCGCCCCTTCACCTGGAACGCCTACCAGAGCCGGGTGCGCGATTTCGCGCTCGGCCTGATCGAACTGGGCCTTGGGCGCGAAGATGTCGTCGGCATCATCGGCGACAACCGGCCGGACTGGGTCGCGGCGGAAATAGCAACCCACGCGATCGGAGGCTTGAGCCTCGGGCTCTATCGCGACGTGCTCGACGAGGAAGCCTCTTATCTCCTCAATTATGGCGAGGCGCAGCTCGTTTTCGCCGAGGACGAGGAGCAGGTCGACAAGCTGCTTACGCTGGCCGACCGCGTCCCAAAGCTGAAGCACATCATCTATTCCGATCCGCGCGGCATGCGGAAATACGACGATCCGCGCTTGATGTCAGCGGAGACGTTTGCCGAACTCGGCCGGGCGCGGGCTACGCGCGAGCCGGAACTTTACGACCGGCTGGTGGACGCGACCAAGGGCGAGAACGTCGCGATCCTCTGCACGACATCAGGCACCACCTCGCATCCAAAGCTCGCAATGCTCGCCGCCGGCCGCGTGCTCGGCCATTGCGCGACCTATCTCGCTTTCGACCCGAAAGGGCCGGATGACGAGTACGTGTCGGTGCTGCCGCTGCCCTGGATCATGGAACAGGTCTATGTACTCGGCAAAGGTCTCTTGTGCCGGATGAAGATCAACTTCGTCGAAGAGCCCGAGACCATGATGAACGATCTGCGCGAGATCGCGCCGACGTTTGTCCTGTTTGCGCCGCGCGTGTGGGAATCGATCGCCGCCGACGTCCGCGCCAGGGTGATGGACGCAACGCCCTTCAAGCAGAGCCTGTTCGACATCGGCATGAAGAGCGGGCTTGCCGCGCTCGAACAGGGCGAGCGTTCCGGCTTTGCCGACGCGATCCTGTTCCGTGCATTGCGCGACCGCCTCGGCTTCACCCGCCTGCGTTCAGCCGCAACCGGCGGCGCGGCACTCGGGCCCGAGACCTTCAAGTTCTTCCAGGCCATGGGCGTGCCGCTACGTACGCTCTACGGCCAGACCGAGCTGCTGGGGGCCTACACGCTGCATCCCGCGGGCAAGGTCGATCCCGACACCACCGGCGTGCCGATGGCCGACAGCGTCGAAATCCGCATCGACAATGCCGACGTTCACGGCGTCGGCGAAATCGTGGTGCGGCATCCCAACATGTTCCTCGGCTACTACAAGAACCCGGAGGCGAGCGTCGCTGACCTCAGGGATGGCTGGATGCTGTCCGGTGACGCCGGCTATTTCAACGCGAATCGCCAGCTCGTGGTCATCGATCGCATCAAGGATCTCGCCGAGACCTCGCGCGGCGAGCGCTTCTCGCCGCAATTCATCGAGAACAAGTTGAAGTTCTCGCCTTATATCGCGGAAGCCGTGGTGCTCGGCGCAGGCCGGGACGCGCTCGCCGCAATGATCTGCATCCGCTACTCCATCATCTCGAAATGGGCGGAGAAGAACCGGCTCTCGTTTACGACCTACAGCGACCTGGCCTCGCGGCCCGAGGTTTATGCGCTGCTCAAGAAGGAAGTCGAGACCGTCAACGCCACTCTGCCGCCGGCGCAGCGCATCTCCCGTTTCCTGCTGCTCTACAAGGAGCTCGACGCCGACGATGGCGAACTCACCCGCACGCGGAAAGTGCGCCGCAGCGTCATCAACGAGAAATACGAAGGCATCATCGACGCAATCTACCGCGGCCAGGCCGACATCCCGGTGGACACCGTGATCCGTTTCCAGGACGGCAGCACGCAGCGCGTACGTACAACGCTGAGGGTTGTGGACCTGGGTGGCCACGGGCACATGGCGGAGGCGGCGGAGTGA
- a CDS encoding branched-chain amino acid ABC transporter permease, translating into MNTAFLIQLLVNGLVVGTLYGVVAMSFVLIYKASQVVNFAQGELLLVGAWVCWTLLAKYQVPFWIGMPMTLVFMFVFGIAVQVLILRPMIGEPIISVIMVTIGLSTVLQATLKWMFGVNPQPFPRVFESQSVSLLGLQIQTVYVMSLVVSIAMMIGMAWFFRASKYGLAMRATAFNQQVAQSLGISVKSVFAMAWAISATVSAVAGVVVAVVNGVSSGLAAYGIKVFPAAILGGLDSVGGAVLGGIIIGLLENIAQYVDSEYLHWGNLYEIAPFYVLIIVLMIKPYGLFGTHDIERI; encoded by the coding sequence ATGAACACCGCCTTCCTCATTCAGCTCCTGGTCAACGGCCTCGTGGTCGGCACGCTCTATGGCGTGGTCGCGATGTCGTTTGTGCTGATCTACAAGGCTAGCCAGGTCGTCAATTTCGCGCAGGGCGAGCTCTTGCTTGTGGGCGCCTGGGTGTGCTGGACGCTGCTCGCGAAATACCAGGTGCCGTTCTGGATCGGCATGCCGATGACGTTGGTGTTCATGTTCGTGTTCGGCATCGCGGTGCAGGTCCTGATCCTGCGACCGATGATCGGCGAACCCATCATCTCGGTCATCATGGTGACGATCGGCCTCTCGACCGTGCTGCAGGCGACGCTCAAATGGATGTTCGGCGTCAATCCGCAGCCGTTCCCGCGCGTGTTCGAGAGCCAGTCCGTCAGCCTGCTCGGGCTTCAGATCCAGACCGTCTATGTCATGAGCCTCGTCGTCTCGATCGCGATGATGATTGGCATGGCCTGGTTCTTCCGCGCGTCAAAGTACGGTCTTGCGATGCGCGCCACTGCGTTCAACCAGCAGGTCGCGCAATCGCTCGGCATTTCCGTGAAAAGCGTGTTCGCGATGGCCTGGGCGATCTCCGCAACGGTGTCAGCGGTGGCGGGCGTCGTCGTCGCGGTCGTGAACGGCGTATCCTCGGGCCTTGCCGCCTACGGCATTAAAGTGTTTCCGGCTGCGATCCTCGGCGGGCTCGATTCCGTCGGCGGTGCCGTGCTCGGCGGCATCATCATCGGATTACTCGAGAACATCGCGCAATATGTCGACAGCGAATACCTTCACTGGGGCAATCTCTACGAGATCGCGCCGTTCTACGTCCTCATCATCGTGCTGATGATCAAGCCCTACGGCCTGTTCGGCACCCACGACATCGAACGGATCTGA
- a CDS encoding branched-chain amino acid ABC transporter permease, translating into MAGPALIPAGDFRTSYAADTTIFPTATSRNFAIAGVLALCLVPQFLGGYWLSILIQIGIFSIAALGLNILVGFTGQISIGHAAFFLLGAFTSAYISNSTSIPVFFAIPLAGVVTALVGLIFGIPAARLKGLYLVIATLAAQYILLDFFSRAEWFTGGSVPASANPFSIFGYTLRGDRQYFYVVLAYVVASYVLVTNLMRTRDGRALVAIRDHYLSAEIMGINLTKYRTLSFGLAAFFAGIAGALYAHYQLVVSQEGFGIERSILFLAMIIIGGTGSIMGTLMGTAFVVLLPETMEFLSVALKGGAIDKALSLNNNITFLREIAIGVIIIAFLMFEPDGLAHRWRQIKAYWKLYPFSH; encoded by the coding sequence ATGGCCGGCCCCGCCCTCATCCCTGCTGGTGATTTCCGCACCTCTTACGCGGCCGACACCACGATCTTCCCGACCGCCACCAGCCGCAATTTTGCGATCGCTGGCGTGCTGGCGCTGTGTCTCGTGCCGCAATTTCTTGGCGGCTATTGGCTCAGCATCCTGATCCAGATCGGCATCTTCTCGATCGCTGCGCTGGGGCTGAACATCCTGGTCGGATTCACCGGCCAGATCTCGATCGGCCACGCCGCTTTCTTCCTGCTCGGCGCCTTCACGTCTGCCTACATCTCCAACAGCACATCGATCCCGGTGTTCTTCGCGATCCCCCTCGCGGGCGTCGTCACTGCGCTGGTCGGGCTGATCTTCGGCATCCCAGCGGCGCGGCTGAAGGGGCTTTATCTTGTGATCGCGACACTCGCGGCACAATACATCCTGCTCGACTTCTTCTCCCGCGCCGAATGGTTCACCGGCGGCTCGGTACCGGCCAGCGCCAATCCGTTCTCGATCTTCGGCTACACGCTGCGCGGCGACAGGCAATATTTCTACGTCGTACTCGCCTACGTAGTTGCAAGCTACGTCCTCGTCACCAATCTGATGCGCACCCGCGACGGCCGCGCGCTGGTGGCGATCCGCGACCATTATCTCTCCGCGGAGATCATGGGCATCAATCTCACCAAGTATCGCACGCTGTCATTTGGGCTCGCCGCCTTCTTCGCCGGCATCGCCGGCGCGCTCTATGCGCACTACCAGCTCGTGGTGTCGCAAGAAGGTTTCGGCATCGAACGCTCGATCCTGTTCCTCGCCATGATCATTATCGGCGGCACCGGTTCGATCATGGGCACGCTGATGGGTACCGCGTTCGTGGTGCTGCTGCCCGAGACGATGGAGTTCCTCAGCGTGGCGCTGAAGGGCGGCGCGATCGACAAGGCGCTGTCGCTGAACAACAACATCACCTTCCTGCGCGAGATCGCGATCGGGGTGATCATCATCGCGTTCCTGATGTTCGAGCCCGACGGGCTCGCCCATCGCTGGCGACAGATCAAGGCGTACTGGAAACTCTACCCGTTCTCGCATTGA